A single genomic interval of Helianthus annuus cultivar XRQ/B chromosome 6, HanXRQr2.0-SUNRISE, whole genome shotgun sequence harbors:
- the LOC110865690 gene encoding ion channel DMI1 — protein sequence MSNTKGDSPETNRNPNIPPPERRPLLKKSRTIAVSDSTTPHFPGPLFPAVRRLSSSDDSHTSLPPSSTSTWSPRRSFDSSDSSSTSASDTFSGQTFGFADRDYVYPSFLGPNTTRNRVTVVKPSASKSLRKQPPVSSPSPSPVRSGSMRKNMAAAEGSDVALVRSSETRSSSPAPELGSRSERVIKPVPVQSPVSSLTSSSSNLISSTPVRKSNRIRSSLMLNLVVAICLVIGCYAIILRNEVTKLQEKNSNLLRICRIKDIPNTASADILKDQSEDSLLYIGNTDSRTFALYIVLFTLVTPFVLYKYLDFLPRIKNISKRGKNNKEEVPLKKRIAYMVDVCFSIYPYAKLLALLFATIFLIAFGGLALYAVSDGSLAESLWLSWSFVADSGNHADRVGTGPRIVSVSISSGGMLIFAMMLGLVSDAISEKVDSLRKGKSEVIESNHILILGWSDKLGSLLKQLAIANKSIGGGVVVVLAERDKEEMEMDIAKLEFSFMGTSVICRSGSPLILADLKKVSVSKARAIIVLAADENADQSDARALRVVLSLTGVKEGLRGHVVVEMSDLDNEPLVKLVGGELIETVVAHDVIGRLMIQCALQPGLAQIWEDILGFENAEFYIKRWPQLDGLRFEDILVSFPDAIPCGVKVASEGGKININPHDEYILKEGDEILVIAEDDDTYSPGPLPEVRRGIFPKKVDPPKFPEKILFCGWRRDIDDMIMVLEAFLAPGSELWMFNEVVEKERERKLVDGGLDISGLVNIKLVHRVGNAVIKKHLETLPLETFDSILILADESVEDSIVHSDSRSLATLLLIRDIQSKRLPSKDTSSTPRSVSSFSHSSWIREMQQASNKSIIISEILDSRTRNLVSVTKISDYVLSNELVSMALAMVAEDKQINRVLEELFAEEGNEMCIKPAEFYVYDQEEVCFYEIMIRGRERNEIVIGYRLATAERAIINPVDKDKLVKWSSDDVFVVIAFGE from the exons ATGTCAAACACCAAAGGAGACTCCCCGGAAACCAACCGGAACCCTAACATTCCGCCACCTGAACGCCGTCCTCTTCTCAAAAAATCCAGAACAATCGCCGTCTCCGATTCCACCACTCCTCACTTCCCCGGTCCACTCTTCCCCGCCGTACGCCGCCTCTCCTCCTCCGACGACTCTCACACCTCTCTTCCACCGTCCTCCACCTCCACCTGGTCTCCACGGCGGTCATTCGACTCCTCCGACAGCTCCAGCACCTCCGCCAGCGACACTTTCTCCGGTCAAACCTTCGGTTTTGCTGATCGCGATTATGTTTATCCGTCGTTTCTCGGTCCTAACACTACTCGCAACCGTGTCACCGTCGTTAAGCCGTCGGCGTCTAAATCGCTACGGAAACAACCGCCGGTGTCGTCTCCGTCTCCTTCTCCGGTTCGCAGCGGTTCGATGCGTAAAAATATGGCTGCTGCTGAAGGAAGTGATGTGGCTTTGGTTCGTTCGAGCGAAACTAGGTCAAGTTCACCGGCGCCGGAGTTAGGTTCTAGATCGGAGAGAGTTATTAAGCCGGTGCCGGTTCAAAGTCCGGTTTCTTCGTTGACTTCTTCTTCGTCTAACCTAATTTCATCTACTCCTGTGAGGAAAAGTAACAGGATCAGGAGCTCGTTGATGCTTAATTTG GTGGTGGCTATATGTTTAGTGATTGGATGTTATGCAATTATTTTGCGGAATGAAGTCACAAAGCTTCAG GAAAAGAATTCTAATCTTCTTAGAATTTGTAGGATTAAGGACATTCCTAACACTGCAAGCGCTGACATTTTGAAGGATCAGAGTGAGGATTCGTTATTGTATATTGGCAATACAGACAGTCGAACCTTTGCTCTGTACATTGTTTTGTTTACTCTTGTTACACCCTTTGTATTGTATAAATATCTTGATTTTCTTCCGCGTATCAAGAATATATCAAAGCGTGGAAAGAATAATAAGGAGGAGGTTCCGTTAAAGAAGAGAATTGCATATATGGTGGATGTGTGCTTCTCGATCTACCCTTATGCGAAGTTACTTGCCCTTCTGTTTGCAACTATCTTTCTCATAGCATTTGGTGGGCTGGCACTTTACGCTGTCAGTGACGGTAGCCTTGCAGAATCCCTTTGGCTTTCTTGGTCATTTGTGGCGGATTCTGGAAACCATGCAGATAGGGTTGGCACCGGACCGAGAATCGTTTCGGTATCTATAAGTTCAGGAGGGATGCTGATATTTGCAATGATGCTAGGGCTTGTTTCAGATGCTATCTCGGAGAAGGTAGATTCATTGCGAAAAGGGAAAAGTGAAGTGATTGAAAGCAACCACATACTCATTCTTGGATGGAGTGACAAATTG GGTTCACTTTTAAAGCAGCTGGCAATAGCAAATAAGAGCATCGGTGGcggtgttgttgttgttctggctGAGAGAGATAAGGAGGAGATGGAAATGGATATAGCAAAACTTGAATTTAGTTTCATGGGCACTTCAGTTATATGTAGAAGTGGTAGTCCTCTTATACTTGCGGACTTGAAAAAGGTTTCGGTTTCGAAGGCACGGGCTATAATTGTACTCGCAGCAGATGAAAACGCAGATCAGAGTGATGCACGTGCTTTGAGGGTTGTGCTTAGCCTTACTGGAGTAAAAGAGGGGCTGAGGGGTCATGTTGTCGTTGAGATGAGTGATCTCGACAATGAACCCTTGGTGAAGCTTGTCGGTGGAGAGCTAATTGAGACCGTGGTTGCACATGATGTGATCGGACGGTTAATGATACAGTGTGCTCTGCAGCCTGGCCTTGCACAG ATATGGGAAGACATACTGGGGTTCGAAAATGCCGAGTTCTATATCAAAAGGTGGCCCCAGTTGGATGGTTTGCGGTTTGAAGATATACTCGTTTCCTTTCCGGATGCGATCCCTTGTGGTGTAAAGGTTGCTTCAGAGGGAGGAAAGATCAATATAAATCCCCATGATGAATATATATTAAAAGAGGGTGATGAAATACTTGTCATAGCTGAAGATGATGACACGTATTCCCCTGGCCCGTTACCCGAG GTACGAAGAGGCATCTTCCCGAAAAAAGTGGACCCGCCCAAATTTCCTGAAAAGATATTATTTTGTGGTTGGCGACGGGATATTGATGATATGATTATG GTTTTAGAGGCATTCCTGGCTCCGGGTTCAGAGTTATGGATGTTTAATGAAGTGGTGgaaaaggagagagaaagaaAATTAGTGGATGGAGGACTTGATATTTCGGGTCTTGTTAACATTAAACTTGTCCATCGTGTAGGGAATGCGGTCATCAAAAAACATTTGGAGACTCTACCTTTGGAGACGTTTGATTCT ATTCTGATTCTTGCAGATGAATCTGTAGAAGACTCTATAGTGCATTCAGACTCACGATCTCTAGCCACCCTCCTCCTCATCCGAGACATTCAG TCAAAGCGTCTTCCATCTAAAGACACAAGCTCAACACCGCGTAGTGTTTCTAGTTTTTCTCATAGCTCGTGGATTCGTGAGATGCAGCAAGCTTCTAACAAATCAATAATAATAAGCGAGATCTTGGATTCTCGAACTAGGAATCTTGTTTCAGTGACCAAGATTAGTGATTATGTGCTGTCAAATGAGCTTGTGAGCATGGCTCTAGCAATGGTAGCTGAAGATAAACAGATAAATCGTGTTCTTGAGGAACTCTTTGCAGAGGAG GGAAACGAGATGTGTATAAAGCCAGCAGAATTCTATGTGTATGATCAAGAAGAAGTCTGTTTTTATGAAATCATGATCAGGGGACGTGAAAGAAATGAAATCGTTATAGGGTATCGATTAGCAACAGCAGAACGCGCGATAATAAACCCTGTAGACAAGGATAAGCTCGTTAAGTGGTCTAGTGATGACGTTTTTGTTGTCATCGCCTTCGGTGAATGA